The Nitrospiraceae bacterium genome includes a window with the following:
- a CDS encoding tyrosine-type recombinase/integrase, with protein sequence MTPEPDLPFTAFSVPAPLDAWIIPPHTAARRNHGCGRGQKGHGMTQPLVELVEQFCLYQFKQRGRTKGGVGASRWVLEQFLRFVRRQMGRKARVTDLTTETIQGWMDDMAANDLALSTMRTRQATLSSLCGWLVKRDLLVSNPVAKLDRPPHRSEPPRQVPSASLMDALIDAARRRQRPRDMAIFLILRYSGMRRESVATLRLRHLDENWGLRGVTVKGGRTRDIPLPLAVMQFLWGYVEQVVSRLGIPVEAETPLFWSSWERRGTGKTRQPMTGKNIWRLAKVYGRMIGAPMLKPHDLRHGVAMEVYAQHHDLEEVRALGSRAHRYDANLRADSSAAVETHGGILRGTREPIAEHDDHGAKTGLRNIRKFPKPGRKIFNNFKVVVPTGFEPVSEP encoded by the coding sequence ATGACTCCAGAACCCGATCTGCCCTTCACCGCCTTTTCTGTGCCAGCCCCGCTTGACGCCTGGATCATCCCTCCCCATACTGCTGCCCGGCGAAACCATGGCTGTGGGCGGGGCCAGAAAGGCCATGGCATGACACAGCCCTTAGTCGAACTGGTGGAGCAGTTTTGTCTGTATCAATTCAAACAGCGGGGTCGGACGAAAGGAGGGGTGGGAGCCTCTCGCTGGGTGTTGGAACAATTTCTTCGGTTCGTGCGGCGACAGATGGGGCGCAAGGCCCGCGTGACGGATCTCACGACGGAGACCATTCAAGGATGGATGGACGACATGGCCGCCAATGATCTGGCCTTAAGTACGATGCGCACCCGACAGGCGACACTCTCCAGCCTCTGCGGGTGGCTGGTGAAACGGGACCTGCTGGTGAGCAATCCCGTGGCCAAGCTGGACCGCCCACCGCATCGGTCAGAGCCGCCGAGGCAAGTGCCCAGTGCATCCCTCATGGATGCCCTGATTGATGCAGCCAGGCGGCGGCAACGGCCACGCGACATGGCGATCTTCCTGATCCTGCGGTATTCAGGGATGCGCCGAGAATCGGTCGCGACGTTGCGCCTGCGGCATTTAGACGAAAACTGGGGCTTGCGCGGGGTGACGGTCAAAGGCGGCCGCACCCGCGACATTCCGTTACCCTTGGCAGTCATGCAGTTCCTGTGGGGCTACGTCGAACAGGTCGTCAGTCGGCTCGGGATTCCCGTAGAAGCGGAGACGCCGTTGTTCTGGTCGAGCTGGGAGCGTCGCGGCACGGGGAAAACCCGGCAACCGATGACGGGAAAAAACATCTGGCGGCTGGCGAAAGTCTATGGCCGCATGATCGGCGCGCCCATGCTGAAGCCCCATGACCTGCGTCATGGTGTGGCGATGGAAGTTTACGCACAGCATCATGATCTCGAAGAGGTGCGCGCGCTTGGGTCACGCGCGCATCGATACGACGCAAATCTACGCGCGGATTCGTCCGCCGCAGTTGAAACACACGGTGGGATTTTACGAGGAACGCGCGAACCGATTGCTGAGCACGACGATCACGGAGCGAAAACTGGTTTAAGGAACATTCGGAAGTTCCCTAAACCGGGAAGGAAAATCTTCAACAATTTCAAGGTGGTGGTCCCAACGGGATTCGAACCCGTGTCTGAGCCTTGA
- a CDS encoding replication initiation factor domain-containing protein: MTVQPEPFTLTIDWLAFTVPDSTAHIVMAALGGDWTRGKAGFRGYPLSWLWNAGAGIGLLGTGAPRQPREVHVDLSAGIVSAWERGRVRDMLRWIIQQRGHITRVDCALDDRRPLVALDVIQTAAEAGQCITRADRAQVIRSFSLHKGTTYGATMYVGSPQSQTLLRVYDKRLELLAKKHADAEQYGVRWELEFKQDRADLCARLLLNLDETDWKESVVGLLRSYVDFRETTREAEEEARARAPRVAWYEMLTEGFKSARLTVSQPEPDVDKVKAWVTRSVAPMLAALCAIPKGEQWMKEAIVTGADRWRDRHRKLVKRGTMKKPPRARNEPSHPAEDAGVPRGRKGGGAGMSPDSPDSLPS, encoded by the coding sequence ATGACCGTACAACCAGAACCCTTCACACTCACCATCGATTGGTTGGCATTCACCGTCCCGGACAGCACCGCGCACATCGTCATGGCGGCACTCGGCGGAGACTGGACACGAGGCAAGGCAGGGTTTCGGGGCTATCCCCTGTCATGGCTCTGGAACGCCGGTGCCGGGATAGGGCTCCTCGGAACAGGCGCGCCTCGACAACCGCGAGAGGTCCATGTCGATCTTTCCGCGGGGATCGTCTCCGCCTGGGAACGAGGCCGGGTGCGCGACATGCTGCGTTGGATTATTCAACAGCGAGGCCACATCACGCGAGTGGACTGTGCGCTGGATGATCGTCGGCCTCTGGTCGCGCTCGACGTGATCCAAACCGCGGCAGAGGCCGGGCAATGCATTACCCGGGCGGATCGCGCGCAAGTCATCCGGTCCTTTTCCTTGCACAAGGGCACGACCTATGGAGCCACAATGTACGTCGGCAGTCCCCAGAGCCAAACACTCTTGCGGGTCTATGACAAACGGCTCGAATTGCTGGCTAAGAAACATGCGGACGCGGAACAGTATGGGGTCCGCTGGGAATTGGAGTTCAAGCAGGACCGAGCCGATCTCTGTGCGCGATTGCTGCTGAATCTGGACGAAACCGATTGGAAGGAATCCGTTGTCGGCCTGCTGCGGTCATATGTCGATTTTCGAGAGACGACCCGCGAGGCTGAGGAAGAAGCGCGAGCGCGAGCCCCAAGGGTTGCTTGGTACGAGATGCTGACCGAAGGATTCAAATCGGCTCGCCTTACGGTCTCCCAACCGGAACCGGACGTGGACAAAGTCAAAGCCTGGGTCACGCGATCGGTGGCGCCGATGCTGGCCGCCCTCTGTGCGATCCCGAAAGGGGAGCAATGGATGAAGGAGGCCATCGTCACCGGGGCCGACCGGTGGAGAGACCGGCATCGCAAGCTCGTGAAGCGAGGGACCATGAAGAAACCGCCGCGAGCTCGGAATGAGCCATCGCATCCGGCTGAAGACGCCGGCGTCCCACGCGGGCGCAAGGGCGGGGGTGCGGGGATGTCGCCAGACTCCCCCGATTCGCTGCCGTCATGA
- a CDS encoding RHS repeat protein, translating to MTRLPRPLSLVASLLLALTVSPPGLFQLTTLSLYAQQLDPPKPARVVTGQVLSARDKKPLKDVPVRLGSKTAKTDDRGLYRFVNPAAGDQLVAVDPTWLAGKRQKLSDGTLTGAFHADPVMVDVAAEGVTQAKAPIFVIEPAKKSHQLSSGKAVTIQPAHIPDLIVTIPDGTTIVGPDGTPQTELTVTQLSPDRVPPLPEDTAPRSVYLFSFEKPGGGTPSKPVPIIYPNDLGAPPGERIDLWYYDKTDRPDSQSHQWKKYGQGTVSPDGKTIVPDPGVGQPKFCVSYPTWPNFTYPNLGFMTAGDPVDPSSGVLSIEKTDLVLSGVLPIAIVRAYRTQAQGVGAFGMGGEFNYNLYLSGIGTAALSLLMPNGNRYTFSQEADGYFRNQNYPFLKGARAQVFPDSHVEIRWKDGMVYVFSQASAGAAWLMQQKDRYNNSITITRSPLNQRVDSIADQYGRTLKFGYTTTANQAGSALITSITDPMGRTVGYQYDALHRLSTITAPDGGVTIYTYEVNNRLTTITDARGITYLTTLYYPSGLVAKQILADGGTYRFEYTLAGSTITQAKVTDPRGNPTTYTFNNYQFVSQIDAPGQTTQFQLQSGTNYLTQVTDALGRTTAYTYDSNGNVASITDPENNTTSFQYEPTYSRLTQITDAMMPANITTFAYNDVARTTTITNPLNKQTVIQYNTAGRPTSITDPLSHATTFEYDSFGNLKATVDALNNRTERTYDAISRLVGIKDPRGFVTTFRYNSANRVRLITDAKNGTTQFAYDLNGNLLTVTDAKSQTTAYTYDPMDRLATRKDALNRQESYQYDLAGNLTQFIDRKNQTTTFAYDALNRRTGATYSDATVTFGYDAINRLTSVNDSVSGTVSWTYDTVSGGHHPRVLETTTPGTVTVEYDEIGRRAKLSATGLTDATYAYDNNSRLTGVTQGTQAVTLAYDDAGRRTSLTYPNGVVTSYGYDNADRLLTINHVKTPTTIEALTYQYDPASNRVSLNRANAAASLIPTAVSSNSYDAANEQTQFNGVTQTFDANGNLTNDGTNTYTWDARNRLTGISGGVTASFVYDGLGRRKSKTIGGTTTGFWYDGNDILTELSGGTPSATYIRGLSIDEPYIRKGGSDEFYETDALGTSVVLTNAAGAGQTTYTYEPFGKTTQAGTASTNSFQYTGRENDGTGLYQYRARYYGPIPLRFNSEDPFLFGSGDANSYLYALNNPLKYTDRRGLFVDTLLDVAFIGYDIYSLVTGGRKDFKNNLTALGLDIVGAVLPGVTGLGMVVRAEREVAIVSKGLGNVAGGATTVESALVHGEKWLGPGYREIAPGVFRSADDTRQFRMTTRDLTDPIQGPHVHFESIGANGRTILESSHVTIINP from the coding sequence ATGACACGGCTTCCACGTCCCCTGTCTCTCGTCGCCAGCCTTCTCCTCGCTCTCACGGTTTCCCCTCCCGGTCTCTTTCAACTCACCACTCTATCTCTATACGCACAGCAACTGGACCCTCCGAAACCCGCTCGCGTCGTCACTGGTCAGGTCCTGTCCGCGCGCGACAAGAAACCGCTCAAGGATGTGCCGGTTCGTTTAGGCAGCAAGACGGCGAAGACCGACGACCGCGGGCTCTATCGATTCGTGAATCCGGCGGCAGGCGATCAGTTAGTGGCGGTCGATCCGACCTGGCTCGCCGGCAAGCGACAGAAGCTCTCTGACGGCACGCTCACCGGCGCCTTTCATGCCGATCCAGTCATGGTGGACGTCGCCGCCGAAGGCGTCACACAGGCCAAGGCGCCGATTTTCGTGATCGAGCCGGCGAAGAAGAGTCATCAGTTAAGCTCCGGCAAAGCCGTCACCATTCAGCCGGCTCACATCCCGGATCTCATCGTGACGATTCCCGATGGCACGACGATTGTCGGTCCCGATGGCACACCGCAGACGGAGTTGACCGTCACCCAACTGTCACCGGACCGAGTGCCACCGTTACCGGAGGATACGGCTCCGAGGAGCGTGTACCTCTTCAGTTTCGAGAAGCCCGGTGGCGGCACCCCGTCCAAACCCGTGCCAATCATCTACCCCAACGATCTTGGGGCCCCGCCGGGCGAACGGATCGACCTCTGGTACTACGACAAGACCGACCGGCCCGACAGCCAGTCCCATCAGTGGAAGAAGTATGGGCAGGGGACAGTGAGTCCCGATGGCAAGACGATCGTGCCGGACCCCGGTGTGGGGCAACCGAAGTTTTGTGTGAGTTATCCCACCTGGCCCAATTTCACCTATCCGAACCTGGGATTCATGACTGCTGGCGATCCCGTCGATCCGTCTTCCGGCGTGTTGAGCATCGAAAAGACCGATCTCGTCTTGTCCGGGGTGCTTCCTATTGCCATCGTGCGGGCCTACCGCACGCAAGCCCAAGGGGTCGGCGCATTCGGGATGGGAGGAGAGTTTAATTACAATCTCTACCTCTCAGGCATCGGCACGGCCGCGCTCTCCCTCCTGATGCCCAACGGCAACCGCTATACGTTTTCGCAAGAAGCAGACGGGTACTTCCGGAACCAGAACTATCCCTTCCTCAAAGGCGCCCGCGCCCAGGTCTTCCCCGACAGTCATGTCGAGATCCGGTGGAAAGACGGGATGGTCTATGTGTTCAGTCAGGCCTCGGCCGGCGCCGCCTGGCTCATGCAGCAGAAGGACCGCTACAACAACTCAATCACCATCACGCGAAGTCCGCTGAACCAACGAGTCGACAGCATTGCGGATCAATACGGCCGCACGCTCAAGTTCGGTTACACCACCACGGCCAACCAGGCTGGCTCGGCGCTCATCACGTCCATCACCGACCCAATGGGACGGACGGTCGGCTACCAGTACGATGCCCTCCACCGCTTGAGCACGATCACTGCTCCCGACGGCGGCGTCACCATCTACACCTACGAGGTGAACAACCGCCTAACCACGATCACGGACGCCCGAGGCATTACCTATCTGACGACACTCTATTATCCGAGTGGCCTGGTGGCCAAGCAGATCCTGGCGGACGGCGGGACCTATCGATTCGAATACACGCTGGCGGGATCGACCATCACCCAAGCCAAGGTCACCGATCCCCGCGGCAACCCCACGACCTATACCTTCAACAACTATCAGTTCGTGAGCCAGATCGATGCCCCGGGGCAAACGACGCAATTCCAGTTGCAGTCGGGTACGAACTATCTCACGCAGGTCACCGACGCGCTCGGCCGGACCACCGCCTATACCTACGATAGCAACGGGAATGTGGCCTCGATCACCGATCCGGAGAACAACACCACGAGCTTCCAGTACGAGCCGACCTACAGTCGGCTCACGCAGATCACCGATGCGATGATGCCGGCCAACATCACGACCTTTGCCTATAACGACGTGGCCAGGACCACGACGATCACCAACCCACTCAACAAACAGACCGTGATTCAATACAACACGGCCGGCCGGCCGACCAGCATCACCGATCCCCTGTCCCATGCGACGACCTTTGAATACGACTCGTTCGGCAACCTCAAGGCCACCGTTGATGCCCTGAACAACCGTACGGAGCGAACCTACGATGCGATCTCCCGGTTGGTCGGGATCAAAGATCCACGCGGCTTTGTCACCACCTTTCGCTACAACAGCGCCAACCGGGTTCGCTTGATCACAGATGCCAAGAATGGGACGACGCAGTTTGCGTATGACCTGAACGGCAATCTCCTCACCGTGACCGATGCCAAGAGCCAGACCACAGCGTATACGTATGACCCAATGGATCGGCTGGCCACCCGCAAGGACGCGCTGAATCGGCAGGAAAGCTATCAATACGATCTGGCCGGCAATCTCACGCAGTTCATCGACCGCAAGAATCAAACGACCACGTTTGCCTATGACGCATTGAACCGCCGGACTGGTGCCACCTATTCCGATGCGACCGTGACCTTTGGTTACGACGCGATCAATCGGCTGACGAGCGTCAACGATTCAGTCAGCGGCACGGTCTCCTGGACCTACGATACGGTGAGCGGCGGGCACCATCCCCGCGTGCTGGAGACCACCACGCCGGGAACCGTGACGGTCGAATACGATGAAATCGGGCGACGGGCGAAACTCTCGGCCACCGGCCTGACCGATGCCACGTATGCCTACGACAACAATTCGCGCCTGACCGGTGTGACGCAAGGAACGCAGGCTGTCACCCTGGCCTACGATGATGCCGGACGCCGAACCTCACTCACCTATCCGAATGGCGTGGTCACGAGTTATGGCTACGACAATGCCGACCGCCTGTTGACGATCAATCACGTCAAAACGCCAACCACCATTGAGGCCTTAACCTATCAATACGATCCGGCGAGCAATCGAGTCTCATTGAATCGCGCGAATGCCGCCGCTTCGCTCATTCCTACGGCTGTCTCTTCGAATAGCTACGATGCCGCCAATGAACAGACGCAGTTCAATGGCGTGACACAGACGTTCGACGCGAACGGCAACCTCACGAACGATGGAACGAACACCTATACATGGGACGCTAGGAATCGACTGACAGGAATCTCCGGAGGCGTGACGGCAAGCTTCGTCTATGATGGACTGGGCCGACGGAAGAGTAAGACAATCGGTGGCACGACGACGGGATTTTGGTATGACGGCAACGACATCCTAACAGAGCTGAGCGGTGGGACGCCCTCGGCCACCTACATTCGTGGCCTCAGCATCGATGAACCGTATATCCGAAAAGGGGGCAGTGATGAATTTTACGAAACGGATGCACTGGGGACATCCGTAGTGCTGACTAATGCCGCAGGTGCCGGCCAAACGACGTACACGTATGAACCGTTTGGCAAGACTACTCAGGCCGGAACGGCGAGTACCAATTCATTCCAATACACTGGGCGTGAGAATGATGGGACAGGGCTTTACCAATACCGCGCCAGATACTATGGGCCAATTCCTCTACGCTTCAACTCTGAAGATCCATTTTTGTTTGGTAGTGGCGACGCAAACTCATACCTTTACGCTCTAAATAATCCCCTCAAATATACCGATCGCCGAGGATTATTCGTCGATACGCTACTGGACGTGGCATTTATCGGCTACGACATCTATAGCCTCGTGACAGGTGGTCGGAAAGACTTCAAGAACAATCTTACTGCACTGGGGCTTGATATTGTCGGAGCTGTTCTTCCTGGCGTGACCGGCTTGGGGATGGTGGTCAGGGCAGAGAGAGAAGTTGCCATTGTATCGAAAGGGCTTGGGAATGTTGCTGGGGGCGCAACGACAGTAGAAAGCGCATTAGTGCATGGAGAAAAATGGCTTGGGCCAGGTTACAGAGAAATAGCGCCGGGTGTATTTCGATCCGCTGATGATACAAGACAATTTAGAATGACTACTCGTGACTTAACTGATCCGATACAAGGGCCGCACGTTCATTTTGAATCCATTGGGGCGAATGGTCGAACCATACTGGAAAGCTCCCATGTCACAATAATCAATCCTTAA
- a CDS encoding IPT/TIG domain-containing protein yields MGCPPSLHLLATYCLALFLPIAALADTAEYFYDELSRLIGVADGNGVTAVYNYDAVGNLTSIDRFTPPGSGIGIYLAAPGSGPATTQVTIEGYGFDPTPANNTVQFNGTAATVNSASANTLVVSVPTAATTGSITVTNANGTATSPQSFTVPALPTVTSVDPVTVPPGAASGVQITGTNLLNATAVTFTQGGLSASIRDGGTATTLPISFTVASSVPAGNYAFTVTSPAGSASSGSVTIGVSSANKLIYSTGPLVSVAMPLNATVLPFLSPSGWSVTVAPPTSVQAPYPDVPATKAPSGWSITVAPPTSTSMP; encoded by the coding sequence ATGGGGTGTCCACCTTCTTTACATCTACTGGCTACTTATTGCCTCGCTCTCTTCCTTCCTATCGCGGCACTAGCCGATACAGCTGAGTATTTCTACGATGAACTCAGCCGTCTGATCGGCGTCGCCGACGGCAACGGTGTGACGGCTGTGTACAATTACGATGCCGTCGGCAACCTCACGAGTATCGATCGCTTTACGCCGCCTGGGAGCGGCATCGGCATCTATCTGGCCGCACCGGGCAGCGGTCCAGCCACGACCCAGGTCACGATTGAAGGCTACGGATTCGATCCAACCCCGGCCAACAATACGGTGCAATTCAACGGGACCGCCGCGACGGTCAACTCTGCGTCTGCCAACACGTTGGTCGTGTCCGTGCCCACAGCCGCCACGACCGGCTCCATCACGGTGACCAATGCAAACGGCACGGCGACCAGTCCACAATCGTTTACGGTGCCCGCCTTGCCGACCGTGACGAGCGTCGACCCGGTGACCGTTCCACCGGGCGCCGCCAGCGGCGTGCAGATCACCGGGACCAATCTCCTGAACGCGACGGCCGTGACCTTTACGCAGGGAGGGCTCAGTGCTTCCATTCGTGACGGCGGCACCGCGACGACGCTCCCGATCAGTTTCACGGTGGCCTCCTCGGTTCCAGCCGGCAATTATGCTTTCACGGTGACGAGTCCGGCCGGGTCAGCGTCCAGCGGCTCGGTCACGATCGGCGTGAGCAGTGCCAACAAACTGATTTACAGCACCGGCCCGCTGGTGAGCGTGGCGATGCCGCTCAATGCCACCGTGCTGCCGTTCCTGTCTCCGTCCGGCTGGAGCGTGACCGTGGCCCCGCCGACCAGCGTCCAGGCCCCCTATCCAGATGTCCCGGCGACCAAAGCGCCGTCGGGTTGGAGCATCACGGTGGCACCGCCAACGAGTACCTCCATGCCATGA
- a CDS encoding non-heme iron oxygenase ferredoxin subunit, whose amino-acid sequence MGEFVRVAGTADVKPGSGIVAEVNGKAIAVFNLGDTFYAIDNTCTHRGGPLGEGDVEGEVVSCPWHGWQFNIKTGACPTNPSAKVTVYETKVEGTDIKVRL is encoded by the coding sequence ATGGGTGAGTTCGTCAGAGTGGCCGGTACGGCCGATGTGAAGCCGGGAAGCGGCATTGTGGCCGAAGTGAACGGCAAGGCCATCGCAGTGTTCAATCTCGGCGATACGTTCTATGCCATCGACAACACCTGCACGCACCGAGGCGGACCGCTGGGAGAAGGGGACGTCGAGGGAGAAGTGGTGTCCTGCCCCTGGCACGGATGGCAATTCAACATTAAGACGGGCGCCTGTCCGACAAACCCATCGGCAAAAGTCACCGTCTACGAAACGAAAGTGGAAGGCACCGACATCAAGGTCCGACTCTAA
- a CDS encoding Mrp/NBP35 family ATP-binding protein: protein MAEQAEGGHHHDEAAARPNIIPGVKHVIAVSSGKGGVGKSTVSVNLAVALGLTGAKVGLLDADIYGPNIPMMMGVEKTPEQKDGKIAPAESHGVKLISMGFFVPEDTAVVWRGPMVHTAIQQLFRDVLWGELDYLVIDLPPGTGDAQLTLSQLVPLAGAVTVTTPQEVALHDVRKGMMMFQKVNVPLLGIVENMSFFVCGHCGERTEIFSHGGGERAAEKLGIPFLGRIPIDPAIRDGGDTGNPIVIANPDSPQAKAFREIAGKIAARLQGGEGTEKKSRIESLLQKIKRPAPGN from the coding sequence ATGGCAGAGCAGGCAGAAGGTGGCCACCATCACGATGAGGCGGCCGCCAGACCCAATATCATTCCCGGAGTCAAACACGTCATCGCCGTCAGCAGCGGCAAGGGCGGCGTCGGCAAATCCACCGTCTCGGTCAATCTGGCCGTCGCCTTGGGCCTGACGGGCGCCAAGGTGGGCTTGCTGGATGCCGATATCTACGGTCCTAACATCCCCATGATGATGGGGGTCGAAAAGACCCCAGAACAGAAAGACGGCAAGATCGCGCCGGCGGAAAGCCACGGCGTCAAGTTGATCTCGATGGGATTCTTCGTCCCGGAAGACACCGCCGTCGTGTGGCGCGGACCGATGGTGCACACGGCCATCCAGCAGCTCTTCCGGGATGTGCTGTGGGGCGAATTGGATTACCTCGTAATCGATCTCCCGCCCGGTACCGGCGACGCGCAGCTGACGCTGTCGCAACTGGTGCCGTTGGCCGGCGCCGTGACCGTGACGACCCCGCAGGAGGTCGCGCTGCACGACGTGCGCAAGGGCATGATGATGTTCCAGAAAGTAAATGTGCCCCTGCTCGGCATCGTCGAAAACATGAGCTTTTTCGTCTGCGGTCACTGCGGCGAGCGGACCGAAATCTTTTCTCATGGCGGCGGCGAGCGCGCGGCGGAAAAACTCGGCATCCCGTTTCTTGGGCGCATTCCCATCGACCCGGCAATCCGCGACGGCGGCGACACCGGCAACCCGATCGTGATTGCCAATCCCGATTCGCCGCAGGCGAAGGCGTTTCGTGAGATCGCCGGGAAAATTGCGGCCCGGCTGCAGGGTGGGGAGGGCACCGAGAAGAAGAGCCGTATCGAGAGTTTGTTGCAGAAGATCAAACGTCCGGCGCCGGGCAACTGA
- a CDS encoding fatty acid desaturase — MIASTASTDASASADGSPQTICWSTTIAFALTTLATFLGIPLFWYFHGYSTFDWVLMGILYIVTGMGITVGYHRMISHKSFESHPAVKFILLIMGGWALQNSALIWCADHIRHHAHTDEESDPYNATRGFWYSHIGWLFMDTPYREDRYGEKFRKDPMIMWQHRYYWPIVASGMVVPFILGYFVNGGLAGGVSCLLLAGVLRTALVLNSTFTINSLCHMVGTQPHGKQDSSRDSWLISFISFGEGYHNYHHTYSHDYRNGPKWYNFDPSKWLIYSLSLVGLTYNLYREKF, encoded by the coding sequence ATGATCGCTTCGACTGCCTCGACCGACGCCTCTGCCTCGGCAGACGGTTCCCCTCAAACCATCTGCTGGAGTACGACAATCGCGTTTGCCCTCACGACGTTGGCCACGTTCCTGGGTATCCCGCTGTTTTGGTACTTCCATGGCTACAGCACGTTTGATTGGGTTCTGATGGGCATCCTCTACATCGTCACCGGAATGGGTATCACGGTGGGCTACCATCGCATGATTTCCCATAAGAGCTTTGAAAGCCATCCGGCGGTGAAGTTCATCCTCCTCATCATGGGCGGATGGGCTCTGCAGAATTCGGCGTTGATTTGGTGCGCCGACCACATTCGCCACCATGCGCATACGGACGAGGAGTCTGATCCCTACAATGCCACGAGGGGATTCTGGTATAGCCACATCGGCTGGCTGTTCATGGACACTCCATACCGGGAAGACCGCTACGGGGAAAAGTTTCGCAAAGACCCGATGATCATGTGGCAACACCGATACTACTGGCCCATCGTGGCATCCGGCATGGTCGTGCCGTTCATTCTTGGGTACTTCGTCAACGGTGGACTGGCCGGGGGTGTGAGCTGTCTACTCTTGGCGGGCGTGCTCCGCACGGCGTTGGTGCTCAATTCCACGTTTACGATTAACTCCCTGTGCCACATGGTCGGGACCCAGCCGCACGGAAAGCAGGACAGCAGCCGGGACAGCTGGCTCATCTCCTTCATCAGTTTCGGCGAGGGCTACCACAACTATCACCATACCTATTCGCACGACTATCGCAACGGCCCGAAGTGGTACAACTTCGATCCGTCCAAGTGGTTGATTTATTCTCTGTCCCTCGTCGGACTGACCTACAATCTGTATCGCGAAAAGTTCTAA